A genomic segment from Spinacia oleracea cultivar Varoflay chromosome 3, BTI_SOV_V1, whole genome shotgun sequence encodes:
- the LOC110789230 gene encoding pentatricopeptide repeat-containing protein At5g14080 translates to MQPPAREAANLISRALISSSNNSRPAGSWTWSLEQTLYKLGCHDSLNPSLVARVIDPHLLRHPSLSLGFFNWASQQPNFSHSSISYHSILKSLSLSRQFNSLEKLLREAKSRNLVVNPSFYRPVIASLVKSKKSHEAFMVLNGGSSSIFDIGAETCSSVLAGLVSEGRVDCARKLFDEMLVRGVSFTTLGIGLFMWSFCRDSEMGTILDVLDRVRGSVSRFDGSIVALLIIHGLCEVGRVSDAYNALEELRNRDCKPDFMAYRIVAEAFRSKGPGCIFEVQVVLKKKRKLGVAPRAIDYKEFVFTLLSENFIYEAKELGLVILDGNFPIEDDALNGLIGSVSLVDPCSAMLFFKFIVERERILNLVTLSNFSSNLYKHGKIDDMLEVFNVLSSKDYFTSLESYNVMVSSLCEAGKVREAYNILQEMKKKGLFPDISFYNVLMEALCREDLIRPAKKLWDEMFSCGVDGNLKSYNILIKKFAEIGQIDEAQVLFDHMLNKGVMPDAAIYTFLLECLCQDSKFEAAIQIFYKVADQDTTIAHAIVTPLVLSLCKGGCLLYASKFLCSNCHLEHKGSHVILLKYLAEANQYETAINHLKQVMAASPSLLQEISTEILGLLSSSPNPEPILQLLQEMQQNEFVPMNDHWRAFSGKLLNSASGFSHPL, encoded by the exons ATGCAACCTCCGGCGAGAGAGGCGGCGAACCTCATAAGCAGAGCCTTGATCTCATCTTCCAACAACTCGCGGCCAGCCGGCTCATGGACGTGGTCACTCGAGCAAACCCTTTACAAACTCGGCTGTCATGACTCTCTCAACCCTTCACTCGTTGCCCGAGTAATCGACCCTCATCTTCTCCGCCACCCATCTCTTTCACTCGGTTTCTTCAACTGGGCATCTCAGCAGCCCAATTTTTCCCACTCCTCCATTTCTTACCACTCCATTCTAAAATCCCTTTCTCTTTCCCGCCAATTCAACTCCTTAGAGAAGCTGCTTAGAGAGGCAAAATCTCGAAACTTGGTTGTTAATCCTTCTTTTTACCGCCCTGTTATTGCTTCCCTCGTCAAATCGAAGAAATCCCATGAagctttcatggttttgaatgGTGGTAGTTCATCGATTTTCGATATTGGGGCGGAAACATGTAGCTCTGTCCTTGCTGGGTTGGTGTCCGAAGGGCGTGTTGATTGTGCACGTAAGCTGTTCGATGAAATGCTTGTTAGAGGTGTTAGTTTTACAACTCTTGGAATTGGTTTGTTTATGTGGAGTTTTTGTCGAGATTCTGAAATGGGTACTATCCTAGATGTCTTGGATAGAGTTAGGGGTAGTGTTTCGAGGTTTGATGGGTCCATAGTTGCCCTTTTGATCATTCACGGGCTTTGCGAGGTAGGTCGGGTATCTGACGCTTATAATGCATTAGAGGAGTTGAGGAACAGAGATTGTAAGCCTGATTTTATGGCTTATAGGATAGTTGCAGAGGCTTTTAGGTCTAAGGGGCCGGGGTGTATCTTTGAGGTACAAGTGGTTTTAAAGAAGAAAAGGAAGCTAGGAGTGGCTCCCAGGGCAATTGACTATAAAGAATTTGTATTTACCTTGCTTTCAGAAAACTTTATTTATGAAGCTAAAGAGCTGGGGTTAGTGATTTTAGATGGAAATTTCCCTATAGAAGATGATGCTTTGAATGGTTTGATTGGATCAGTATCATTGGTTGATCCATGCTCTGCTATGTTGTTTTTCAAGTTCATTGTGGAAAGAGAAAGAATTCTAAATCTTGTTACCTTGAGCAATTTCAGTAGCAATCTGTACAAACACGGGAAaattgatgatatgttagaagTGTTTAATGTTTTGTCCTCCAAAGACTATTTCACAAGCTTAGAGAGCTATAACGTTATGGTTTCATCTCTTTGCGAGGCTGGAAAAGTGAGAGAAGCTTATAACATTCTTCAAGAGATGAAGAAGAAAGGACTTTTCCCTGACATCTCATTCTATAATGTTCTTATGGAAGCATTATGTAGAGAGGATCTCATCCGTCCTGCAAAGAAGCTTTGGGACGAAATGTTTTCTTGTGGGGTTGATGGAAATCTGAAGAGCTACAACATCCTTATCAAAAAGTTTGCGGAAATAGGTCAAATTGATGAAGCACAGGTACTCTTTGATCACATGCTTAATAAAGGTGTGATGCCTGATGCAGCCATATATACATTTCTGCTCGAATGTCTTTGTCAAGACTCGAAATTTGAAGCTGCGATTCAGATTTTCTATAAGGTTGCTGATCAGGATACGACAATAGCACATGCTATAGTAACTCCACTTGTTCTATCTCTTTGTAAAGGAG GTTGTTTACTGTATGCTTCTAAATTCTTGTGCAGTAATTGTCACCTTGAGCATAAAGGGTCCCATGTAATTTTGTTGAAATATCTCGCAGAGGCTAACCAGTATGAAACTGCCATCAACCACCTAAAACAGGTTATGGCTGCTTCACCTTCTTTGCTGCAAGAAATATCAACTGAAATTTTGGGGCTTCTTTCTTCTTCTCCCAATCCAGAACCGATTCTACAGCTGCTTCAAGAAATGCAACAAAATGAATTTGTTCCCATGAATGATCATTGGAGAGCTTTCTCGGGGAAATTGCTAAATTCGGCTTCAGGTTTTAGCCACCCATTATAG